From the Gammaproteobacteria bacterium genome, the window TGGTGCTGCCCTACGTGCGCGAGCGCAAGCAGTTCGGCCGGCCCATCGGCGAGTTCGAGATCATGCAGGCCAAGGTCGCGGACATGTTCGTGGCCCTGCAGACGGCCCGGGCGTTCACCTACCGGGTCTGCGAGCGCTTCGACAAGGGCGAGCCCTCCCGTACCGAGGCGGCCGCTTCGCTGCTGTTCAGCTCCGAGAACGCGGTGAAGGTGGCGCTGGAGGCGATCCAGAGCCTGGGCGGCAACGGCTACATCAACGAGTACCCCACCGGGCGGCTGCTGCGGGATGCCAAGCTCTACGATATTGGCGCCGGCACGAACGAGATACGTCGCATGTTGATAGGACGTGAACTGTTTCACGGTTCCTGAGCTCCGCTTCGTGGACGATACCGTCAGGGAAATCATCGTTATCGCCAAAGCGGTCATCGCCGGGGAAACCGGGCTGGCCGAGGGTTCGATGAAGCTTGGGTATCTGGGCTTCCAGCACAGTAACCTAGACCATGACCCCGATTTTCTTCCCTTCGCTGCGATCAATTCGGATATTGGCCATTTGCCCTTCGGCTCTGTCCGTGAGAATTGGACATCCGAAGCGCTCGTTAAAGCCGATTTGGAACTGCGCCAGATCGAGGAACACTACAGGCCGACGGTAATCGAAGGCTGTAAGAATCTGATACGTAAATTCGACAAATCTGGAGTTTGAAATGTCCGACCCCGTCGTCATCGTCTCCGCGCGCCGCACCGCCATCGGCTCCTTCCAGGGCCAGTTCTCCCACGTGACTTCCACGCAGCTGGGCTCCGCCGCCATCGAGGCCGCGGTGGCCGACGCGGGCGTGCAGAAGGAGCAGCTCTCCGAGCTCATCAT encodes:
- a CDS encoding DUF2489 domain-containing protein; its protein translation is MDDTVREIIVIAKAVIAGETGLAEGSMKLGYLGFQHSNLDHDPDFLPFAAINSDIGHLPFGSVRENWTSEALVKADLELRQIEEHYRPTVIEGCKNLIRKFDKSGV